The following are from one region of the Nicotiana tomentosiformis chromosome 7, ASM39032v3, whole genome shotgun sequence genome:
- the LOC104086498 gene encoding peroxidase 3-like produces MAKFGCLGNFLVLCILLGVLGSSHAQLQLNFYAKSCPKAEKIIQDYVQKHIPNAPSLAAALLRLHFHDCFVRGCDGSVLLNFTSSTKNQTEKVAVPNQTLRGFSFIDGVKKIVEAECPGVVSCADIVALVARDSLVVTGAPFWNVPTGRRDGTISNASEASANIPPPTSNFSSLQTSFASKGLDLKDLVLLTGAHTIGISHCSSFSTRLYNFTGVLGTQDPSLDSEYAANLKAKKCKSINDNTTIVEMDPGSFRTFDLSYFKLLLKRRGLFQSDAALTTSATTKLYINQLVQGSLKQFYAEFAQAMEKMGRIEIKTGSAGEIRKQCAVVNS; encoded by the exons ATGGCTAAATTTGGCTGTTTGGGTAATTTTCTAGTGTTGTGCATTCTACTAGGAGTATTGGGTTCTAGCCATGCTCAGTTACAGCTCAACTTTTATGCAAAGAGCTGTCCAAAAGCAGAGAAGATAATTCAAGATTATGTCCAAAAGCATATCCCAAATGCTCCATCTCTTGCAGCAGCCTTGCTCAGACTGCATTTCCACGATTGCTTTGTCAGG GGTTGTGATGGTTCTGTACTTCTGAATTTCACGTCGAGCACAAAAAATCAAACGGAAAAAGTGGCTGTCCCTAATCAAACATTGAGAGGCTTCTCATTCATTGATGGTGTAAAGAAAATAGTTGAAGCTGAATGCCCTGGTGTAGTCTCTTGTGCAGATATTGTTGCATTGGTTGCTAGAGACTCTCTTGTGGTGACT GGAGCCCCTTTCTGGAATGTACCAACTGGTAGAAGAGATGGAACAATATCAAATGCCTCTGAAGCCTCGGCAAACATCCCTCCTCCAACTAGTAACTTTTCCAGTCTTCAGACATCTTTTGCTAGCAAAGGTCTTGACCTAAAAGACTTGGTCCTATTGACTG GTGCACATACTATTGGAATCTCTCATTGCTCGTCATTTTCAACACGTTTATACAATTTTACTGGAGTTTTGGGAACACAAGATCCATCTCTAGACAGTGAATATGCAGCTAATCTTAAGGCGAAGAAATGCAAATCAATCAATGACAATACCACAATTGTTGAAATGGATCCTGGCAGTTTCAGGACATTTGATCTTAGCTACTTTAAGCTTCTGCTCAAGAGAAGAGGGCTATTCCAATCTGATGCAGCCTTGACTACAAGTGCGACAACAAAGTTATATATCAACCAGCTAGTACAAGGATCGCTCAAACAATTCTATGCTGAATTTGCTCAGGCAATGGAGAAAATGGGCAGAATTGAAATCAAGACTGGCTCTGCTGGTGAAATTAGGAAGCAATGTGCAGTTGTGAATAGTTAA